From Posidoniimonas polymericola, a single genomic window includes:
- a CDS encoding sodium:solute symporter, with protein MQTHFYTIDWIVLCGYFVGVMSLGLLFSARGRSSEQFTVGGRSLPAWLCGLSIFATYLSSISYLALPGKSFSGNWNPFVFSLAIPLATFIAVKWFLPYYRASDEVSAYALLERRFGAWARIYASAFYLLFQIARMGVVMYLMALPMAVIFGWNIITVILLTGVAVTVYSFIGGIVAVIWSDAIQAIVLMGGAVVATVVMLAGLPGGAGEVLTIATENNKFSLGSWDPTIFSSPTVWVVLAYGFFENLKNFGIDQSYVQRYLAAGSDQQARRSLWLGGLLYVPVSALFFFIGTSLFAFYTAHPEDMQELRLAAARQQLVQEGFAAPAQDAEPDAAADYDARLQATAAEVSEAKLGDRAFPLFIAKHLPPGVTGLLIAAVFAAAMSTVSTSLNSSATLVMTDFYQRFVHPNASEQARMLVLRGATVLWGAMGVGMALALVSLTESALDLWWTLSSVLSGGIVGLFLLGQISRRADNAAGALAVAVGLLVIAWMVFSNTSWWPAGYEHLRSPFHSFMVTVVGTLTILLTGLLVSGVRAAKQPPS; from the coding sequence ATGCAGACCCACTTCTACACGATCGACTGGATTGTGCTGTGTGGCTACTTCGTCGGGGTGATGTCGCTGGGGCTATTGTTCTCGGCCCGGGGTCGCTCGTCGGAGCAGTTCACCGTGGGCGGGCGGTCGCTACCCGCGTGGCTGTGCGGGTTGTCGATCTTCGCGACCTACCTGAGCAGCATTAGCTACCTGGCGCTGCCGGGCAAATCGTTCTCGGGGAACTGGAACCCGTTTGTGTTCTCGCTGGCGATCCCGCTCGCGACCTTTATCGCGGTTAAGTGGTTCCTGCCCTACTACCGGGCGAGCGATGAGGTCTCGGCGTACGCGTTGCTCGAGCGGCGGTTCGGCGCCTGGGCGAGGATCTACGCCAGCGCGTTCTACTTGCTGTTTCAGATTGCGCGGATGGGCGTGGTGATGTACCTGATGGCGCTGCCGATGGCGGTGATCTTCGGCTGGAACATCATCACCGTTATCCTGCTGACCGGCGTCGCGGTGACGGTCTACTCGTTTATCGGCGGCATTGTCGCCGTGATCTGGAGCGACGCCATCCAGGCCATCGTGCTGATGGGGGGCGCCGTGGTGGCGACCGTCGTGATGCTGGCGGGACTGCCGGGCGGGGCAGGAGAGGTGCTGACCATCGCGACCGAGAACAACAAGTTCTCGCTCGGGTCGTGGGACCCGACGATCTTTTCTTCTCCCACGGTGTGGGTGGTCCTCGCCTACGGGTTCTTCGAGAACCTCAAGAACTTTGGCATCGACCAGAGCTACGTCCAACGCTACCTGGCGGCTGGCAGCGACCAGCAGGCGCGGCGCAGCCTCTGGCTGGGCGGGCTGCTCTACGTGCCGGTGAGCGCGTTGTTCTTCTTCATCGGCACCTCGCTGTTCGCGTTCTACACCGCCCACCCCGAGGACATGCAAGAGCTGCGGCTCGCGGCCGCCCGGCAGCAGCTCGTGCAGGAGGGATTCGCCGCCCCGGCACAGGACGCGGAGCCGGACGCTGCCGCCGACTACGACGCGCGGCTCCAAGCGACCGCCGCCGAGGTCAGCGAAGCCAAGCTTGGCGACCGGGCTTTCCCGCTGTTCATCGCGAAGCACCTGCCGCCCGGCGTCACCGGACTGTTGATCGCCGCGGTGTTTGCCGCGGCGATGAGCACGGTCTCGACGTCGCTTAACTCCTCAGCGACGCTCGTCATGACCGACTTCTACCAGCGGTTTGTCCATCCGAACGCGAGCGAGCAGGCGCGGATGCTGGTGCTCCGTGGCGCCACGGTGCTGTGGGGCGCGATGGGCGTCGGGATGGCGCTGGCGCTGGTCTCTTTGACCGAGAGCGCGCTCGACCTGTGGTGGACCCTGTCCAGCGTGCTCAGCGGCGGGATCGTCGGGCTGTTCCTGCTCGGCCAGATCAGCCGTCGCGCCGACAACGCCGCCGGGGCCTTGGCGGTCGCGGTGGGACTGCTGGTAATTGCCTGGATGGTGTTCTCGAACACGTCCTGGTGGCCTGCCGGATACGAGCATCTCCGCAGCCCGTTCCACAGCTTTATGGTGACGGTTGTCGGCACGCTGACGATATTGCTTACGGGGTTGCTGGTGTCGGGCGTTCGGGCTGCGAAGCAACCGCCGAGCTAG
- a CDS encoding efflux RND transporter permease subunit translates to MEAHRPRLRLLLLYALIAAPAVVIGAIHAMESNNNSPVDWVDADFHPRASYDQHCELFGPGDVVVMSWPGATVQDERLDRLSAVIRTAPVFRDDNGEWLFSGVVSGREALAQLGQAAAFAEGLSLTPDEASARLRGYLIGPDGQTTAVVVTFGEQGLKRRERLVGLLRQAAHDFCGVAPGEVRMAGPVIDGLSVDQASRDTLSRYAAPSAALVFALCWFNLRSLRAAVVVFGLAMFCQGATLALVYYSGESMSALLVVLPPLIQVLAVSGGVHLTNYYFDLSDITPTSKRIAEAIRAGWLPCALSSATTAIGMASLMASRLEPIRLFGAYSAAGVLLTLGVLLGLLPACYTFWPARRSRRGLAPTGSRTLGWEAWARLTSRWAPALTVLGIGAVVVGGWQAASIQTSVRIETMFAADSRVIEDYRWIEEHLGPTVPLEVTLSFDNRSPLGYRDRLTLVSDLSSRLAQEPGLSKCISAASCVPPFPEVPPEVLQQAEHEAVLQLGPVLDRIGLWRRTPAGEHWRLTTRTSALGSADYGKLLERVRRVVAERLNQYPAAVRTGLATNTTGVMPLVHEIQGQLLSDLLSSFAAALALIVVVMTLAQAGIAAGVLAMVPNVFPLALFFGWLGYRGHPIDIGVVMTASVALGIAVDDTLHFLTFYRRALPRSTDRTEAVGFAMRHCGPAMIQTSICCGLGLLVFAMSDFLPTSRFASGMAILLGLALVGDLVVLPALLLGPLGRFLAAAPIDSEPADEPADEPAAPLVAAA, encoded by the coding sequence ATGGAAGCTCACCGGCCGCGGCTACGCCTGCTGTTGCTCTACGCGTTGATAGCGGCGCCGGCGGTCGTGATTGGCGCCATCCACGCGATGGAGTCCAACAACAACTCGCCGGTCGACTGGGTCGATGCCGATTTCCATCCCCGCGCCAGCTACGACCAGCACTGCGAGCTGTTCGGCCCGGGCGACGTTGTGGTGATGAGCTGGCCGGGCGCCACGGTCCAGGACGAGCGGCTCGACCGACTCTCGGCCGTCATCCGCACCGCGCCGGTGTTCCGCGATGACAACGGCGAGTGGCTGTTCAGTGGGGTCGTGTCGGGACGCGAGGCGCTGGCCCAATTGGGGCAAGCCGCGGCGTTCGCCGAGGGGCTGAGCCTCACCCCCGATGAGGCATCCGCACGGCTGCGTGGCTACCTGATCGGACCCGATGGCCAAACCACCGCCGTGGTGGTGACCTTCGGCGAGCAGGGGCTCAAGCGGCGGGAACGCCTGGTGGGGCTGCTGCGTCAGGCGGCGCACGACTTCTGTGGCGTCGCCCCGGGGGAGGTCCGCATGGCGGGGCCGGTGATCGACGGACTGTCGGTCGATCAGGCTAGCCGCGACACGCTCTCGCGGTACGCGGCTCCTTCGGCGGCGTTGGTGTTCGCCCTCTGCTGGTTCAACCTCCGCTCGCTCCGTGCGGCGGTCGTCGTGTTCGGGCTGGCGATGTTCTGTCAGGGCGCGACGCTCGCCTTAGTCTACTACTCGGGCGAGTCAATGAGCGCGCTGCTAGTTGTCCTGCCGCCGCTGATCCAGGTGCTGGCGGTTTCCGGCGGCGTGCACCTGACCAACTACTACTTCGACCTTTCCGACATCACCCCGACCAGCAAGCGGATCGCCGAGGCCATCCGCGCCGGCTGGCTGCCGTGCGCCCTCTCGTCGGCGACCACCGCGATTGGGATGGCGTCGCTGATGGCGAGCCGGCTCGAGCCGATCCGCCTGTTCGGCGCCTACTCGGCCGCCGGGGTGCTGCTGACGCTCGGCGTGCTGCTGGGCCTGCTGCCGGCGTGCTACACGTTCTGGCCAGCACGCCGGTCGCGGCGCGGTTTGGCGCCGACAGGGTCGCGGACGCTCGGCTGGGAGGCCTGGGCCCGGCTCACTAGCCGCTGGGCGCCCGCGCTGACCGTACTGGGAATCGGCGCTGTCGTGGTGGGCGGCTGGCAGGCCGCGTCCATCCAGACCTCGGTCCGGATCGAAACAATGTTTGCCGCCGACAGTCGTGTGATTGAGGACTACCGCTGGATCGAGGAGCACCTCGGCCCGACGGTGCCGCTCGAGGTGACGCTGTCGTTCGACAACCGTTCGCCGCTCGGCTACCGAGACCGACTCACCCTGGTCAGCGACCTGAGCAGTCGCCTGGCTCAAGAGCCGGGCCTCTCGAAGTGCATCTCGGCGGCGAGCTGCGTCCCGCCGTTCCCTGAGGTCCCGCCCGAGGTGCTCCAGCAGGCCGAGCACGAGGCGGTGCTGCAGCTCGGCCCCGTGCTCGATCGGATCGGGCTGTGGCGACGGACGCCGGCCGGCGAGCATTGGCGGCTCACCACGCGGACCTCGGCGCTCGGCTCGGCCGACTACGGCAAGCTGCTCGAACGCGTGCGGCGTGTGGTCGCCGAGCGGCTGAACCAGTACCCCGCCGCGGTCAGGACCGGTCTGGCGACCAACACCACGGGCGTGATGCCGCTGGTTCACGAGATTCAGGGGCAGCTCCTGTCGGACCTGCTCAGCAGCTTCGCCGCCGCACTAGCGCTGATCGTCGTGGTGATGACCCTCGCGCAGGCCGGGATTGCGGCCGGTGTGCTGGCGATGGTTCCGAATGTGTTCCCGCTCGCGCTGTTCTTCGGCTGGCTTGGCTACCGCGGACACCCAATCGACATCGGTGTTGTGATGACGGCGAGCGTTGCATTGGGGATCGCGGTGGACGACACGCTGCACTTTCTGACGTTCTACCGCCGCGCGCTTCCGCGCTCGACCGACCGCACCGAGGCGGTTGGGTTTGCGATGCGGCACTGCGGGCCGGCGATGATTCAGACCTCGATCTGCTGCGGCCTGGGCCTGTTGGTGTTCGCCATGAGCGACTTCCTGCCCACCAGCCGGTTCGCGTCCGGCATGGCGATCCTGCTTGGTCTGGCGCTGGTGGGCGACCTGGTCGTGCTGCCTGCTCTGCTGTTGGGTCCGCTGGGCCGCTTCCTCGCGGCGGCGCCAATCGACAGCGAGCCGGCCGACGAGCCAGCCGACGAGCCGGCGGCGCCGCTTGTTGCCGCCGCGTGA
- a CDS encoding glycoside hydrolase family 2 TIM barrel-domain containing protein, with translation MNRIHGVVALVLLAGAAVAESPREARLFDQGWRFAKGDHAGAEAPDWDDAAWDSVDLPHDWTIAGPFSKDNPAGGEGAFLPTGVCWYRKSFPTPADLGDRRVFVEFDGVMANSDVWINGDPLGHRPNGYVSFRYELTEHLNPAGEQNVLAVRADTSQQVASRWYTGSGVYRHVRLVTVEPVHVAYNGVYITTPQAEAEAATVAYQVAVRNHRHDAQDFVVRATVIGPDGAEAAAAEASGAVPAGTVAEAGGELPLANPRRWSVDAPTLYTLRTEVVVSGKVVDRVETAFGIRKAEFLADSGFWLNGENLKLKGVCLHHAGGALGAAVPPGWWEDRLAKLKELGVNAVRTSHNPVAPEFLDLCDRLGMMVMDEFFDCWEMGKRTHDYHKYFAEWSDRDLRDTLVRDRNHPCIVLYSVGNEIRDTHKEVQAKRILRRLVDTCHEVDPTRPVTQGLFRPNVTHDYDNGLADILDVIGTNYRDSELLQAHVDDPTRKIVGTEQGHDRRTWLECRDNPQHSGQFLWVGIDYLGESRRWPVTTFDLGLIDRTGHTHPRGYERQSWWSDRPMVQAFRRIAPTEKTPTDPGYEVVEWKRRQVLFPDWTPRNQEAHAEQVEVFSNCEEVELLLNGESLAAKKLPRDAGPRAWRVDYKPGELVAVGRTEEGETVKHVLRTAGSAARIELACRQDAIKPGWEQMAVVDARIVDEHGTVLPRAEQEIVFKVSGPAEVVAVDNGSIVSLEPFQSDRRTTFQGRCVAFLQAVGGAGQVTVTADSPGLASGKVRFTVEE, from the coding sequence ATGAATCGGATTCATGGAGTTGTCGCCCTCGTCCTGCTCGCCGGCGCCGCAGTCGCGGAATCGCCACGCGAAGCCCGCTTGTTCGACCAGGGGTGGCGCTTTGCAAAAGGCGACCACGCCGGCGCCGAGGCGCCCGACTGGGACGACGCCGCTTGGGACTCGGTCGACCTGCCGCACGACTGGACCATCGCCGGGCCGTTCAGCAAGGACAACCCAGCGGGCGGCGAGGGCGCGTTTTTGCCGACTGGCGTTTGCTGGTACCGCAAGTCGTTCCCGACGCCCGCCGACCTGGGCGACCGCCGCGTCTTCGTTGAGTTCGACGGCGTCATGGCCAACAGCGACGTCTGGATCAATGGCGATCCCCTCGGCCACCGACCCAACGGCTACGTGAGCTTCCGTTACGAGCTGACTGAGCACCTGAATCCGGCTGGCGAGCAAAACGTGCTCGCCGTGCGGGCCGACACGTCCCAGCAGGTGGCGTCGCGGTGGTACACCGGCAGCGGCGTCTACCGGCACGTGCGGCTGGTCACCGTCGAGCCCGTGCACGTGGCCTACAACGGCGTTTACATCACCACACCGCAGGCGGAGGCCGAAGCCGCCACGGTCGCGTACCAGGTCGCGGTGCGGAACCACCGACATGACGCACAAGACTTTGTCGTGCGTGCGACGGTGATCGGCCCCGATGGAGCCGAAGCAGCCGCTGCCGAGGCGAGCGGCGCGGTCCCAGCTGGCACGGTTGCCGAAGCAGGCGGCGAGTTGCCGCTAGCCAACCCGCGACGCTGGAGCGTGGACGCGCCGACGCTCTACACGCTCCGCACTGAGGTCGTCGTCAGTGGAAAAGTAGTCGACCGGGTTGAGACCGCCTTTGGAATCCGCAAGGCAGAGTTTCTCGCTGATTCTGGTTTCTGGCTGAACGGCGAGAACCTCAAACTCAAGGGCGTTTGCCTGCACCACGCGGGCGGCGCCCTGGGGGCCGCGGTCCCGCCCGGCTGGTGGGAGGACCGCCTCGCCAAGCTGAAAGAGCTGGGCGTGAACGCGGTTCGCACCAGTCACAACCCGGTGGCGCCGGAGTTCCTCGACCTCTGCGACCGGCTCGGCATGATGGTAATGGACGAGTTCTTCGACTGCTGGGAAATGGGCAAGCGGACCCACGACTACCACAAATACTTCGCCGAGTGGTCCGACCGCGATCTCCGAGACACCCTCGTCCGCGACCGGAACCACCCCTGCATCGTGCTCTACAGCGTCGGCAACGAGATCCGTGACACCCACAAGGAGGTCCAGGCGAAGCGGATTCTCCGCCGGCTGGTCGACACGTGCCACGAGGTCGACCCGACCAGGCCGGTGACCCAGGGGCTCTTCCGGCCCAATGTGACCCACGACTACGACAACGGCCTAGCGGACATCCTCGACGTGATCGGCACCAATTACCGCGACAGCGAGCTGCTGCAGGCGCACGTCGACGATCCGACGCGTAAAATCGTTGGCACCGAGCAGGGCCACGACCGCCGCACTTGGCTCGAGTGCCGCGACAATCCCCAACACTCGGGCCAGTTCCTCTGGGTCGGGATCGACTACCTCGGCGAGTCCCGCCGCTGGCCGGTAACTACCTTCGACTTGGGTCTAATCGACCGAACGGGCCACACGCACCCACGGGGATACGAGCGGCAGAGCTGGTGGAGCGATCGCCCCATGGTGCAGGCGTTCCGCCGCATCGCCCCGACCGAGAAAACCCCGACCGACCCCGGCTACGAGGTGGTCGAGTGGAAACGCCGTCAGGTGCTGTTCCCCGACTGGACGCCGCGGAACCAGGAGGCCCACGCCGAGCAGGTCGAGGTCTTCAGCAACTGCGAAGAGGTAGAGCTGCTGCTCAACGGCGAGTCACTGGCAGCGAAGAAGCTGCCGCGGGACGCGGGCCCACGTGCCTGGCGGGTGGACTACAAACCAGGCGAGCTGGTCGCCGTGGGCCGCACCGAGGAAGGTGAGACGGTCAAGCACGTACTCCGCACCGCTGGGTCGGCTGCGCGGATCGAGCTCGCTTGTCGCCAGGACGCGATCAAGCCGGGCTGGGAGCAGATGGCCGTCGTCGACGCCCGCATCGTCGATGAGCACGGCACGGTGCTGCCACGGGCTGAACAGGAGATCGTGTTTAAGGTTTCAGGACCGGCCGAGGTGGTCGCAGTCGACAACGGCTCGATCGTCAGCCTCGAGCCGTTCCAGTCAGACCGCCGCACCACGTTCCAGGGCCGGTGCGTCGCGTTCCTGCAGGCCGTAGGCGGCGCCGGCCAGGTCACCGTGACCGCCGACTCGCCTGGCCTTGCGTCTGGAAAAGTCAGATTTACTGTCGAGGAATAG
- a CDS encoding rhamnogalacturonan acetylesterase, with protein sequence MLQHPTIASRVSLLAGFFGLAAGVLLAAPSASAADTGTQGNQTASAPPRPATLFLIGDSTVKNGSGKGDGGLWGWGQVLQSHFDLNRLVVENRALGGRSSRTYLTEGLWAKTLDQIQPGDYVLMQFGHNDGGKLFESDRPRASLPGNGDDVREGTVVMTGKHQTVHSYGWYLRKYIAETKQKGATPIVLSPIPRDQWREGHVVRAGGDYGQWAKDAAAQAGADFVDLNTIVADRYDETGQAEVQATYFTPTDHTHTSEAGAKLNAACVVAGIRGLNDHDLKQFLLPPSNEPAARLDFGVAEPEAGFTGLNEAVAYSDEHGYGFLNTSKLTFPSGDRAGSVSSDAEFMLSIIVPDRNHLVRVTFGSPTRPSATSVECELRRRMTDEVRLQAGQFETKEFLVNTRTKVLPHGKQVRLKPREEESESVAWDSRLSLRFYGENPSVAKLEVLPAPAVPTVYLLGDSTVADQYVAPWASWGQKLPRYFGSNAAVANHSESGETIAASWSRGRCDKILYSVQPGDWLLIQFGHNDMKSKRDDAVQRYREDLRRLVVAARERGAAPVLVTSMERKSGIEQDTLGAYPQTMRDLAAEEQIPLIDLHARSRELYRVLGSRVSDIFQDGTHHNDLGAEMLAACVVDGIRANLPGLAELLTDAEPVRPQHGR encoded by the coding sequence ATGTTACAACACCCGACTATCGCTTCTCGCGTTTCCCTACTCGCCGGCTTCTTTGGACTCGCGGCTGGGGTGCTCCTTGCAGCGCCTTCCGCCTCGGCAGCGGACACTGGGACGCAAGGCAACCAAACCGCCAGCGCACCGCCCCGTCCGGCTACGCTGTTTCTGATCGGAGACTCGACCGTCAAAAACGGCAGCGGCAAGGGAGACGGCGGCCTGTGGGGCTGGGGCCAGGTGCTGCAGTCGCACTTCGATCTCAACCGGCTCGTGGTCGAGAACCGGGCGCTCGGCGGGCGGAGCAGCCGCACGTATCTCACCGAAGGGCTGTGGGCGAAGACCCTCGACCAAATCCAGCCAGGCGATTACGTGCTCATGCAGTTCGGCCACAACGACGGCGGCAAGCTGTTCGAAAGCGACCGCCCCAGGGCGTCGCTGCCGGGAAACGGCGACGACGTCCGCGAGGGCACGGTGGTCATGACTGGCAAGCACCAGACCGTGCACAGCTACGGCTGGTACCTGCGAAAGTACATCGCCGAAACGAAGCAGAAGGGCGCAACGCCGATCGTGCTCTCGCCCATTCCCCGCGACCAGTGGCGTGAAGGGCATGTCGTCCGCGCGGGTGGCGACTACGGCCAATGGGCCAAGGATGCGGCCGCGCAGGCCGGCGCCGACTTCGTCGACCTCAACACAATCGTCGCCGACCGGTACGACGAGACCGGGCAGGCCGAGGTCCAGGCCACCTACTTCACGCCCACCGACCACACCCACACCAGCGAGGCGGGCGCCAAGCTCAATGCCGCCTGCGTCGTCGCGGGCATTCGCGGCCTCAACGATCACGATCTCAAACAGTTCCTGCTGCCACCGTCCAACGAACCGGCAGCGCGGCTAGACTTTGGCGTTGCCGAGCCGGAAGCTGGGTTCACTGGCCTGAACGAGGCCGTTGCGTACTCGGATGAGCACGGGTACGGTTTCCTAAACACTTCGAAGCTCACGTTCCCGTCTGGCGACCGCGCTGGATCGGTTTCAAGCGATGCCGAGTTTATGCTGTCGATTATCGTTCCCGATAGGAACCACTTGGTGCGGGTGACCTTCGGCAGCCCGACCAGGCCATCGGCCACAAGCGTCGAGTGTGAACTGCGGCGGAGGATGACCGACGAGGTCCGGCTGCAGGCGGGGCAGTTCGAGACCAAAGAATTCTTGGTCAACACCCGCACCAAAGTGCTGCCCCACGGAAAGCAGGTAAGGCTGAAACCGCGCGAAGAAGAATCCGAGAGCGTCGCTTGGGACAGCCGCTTGTCGCTTCGCTTCTACGGAGAGAATCCTAGCGTCGCCAAGCTAGAGGTGCTGCCGGCGCCTGCCGTGCCAACCGTTTACCTGCTGGGCGACTCGACCGTGGCCGACCAGTACGTGGCGCCGTGGGCGAGCTGGGGTCAGAAGCTGCCGCGCTACTTCGGGTCGAACGCCGCGGTCGCGAACCACTCCGAGTCGGGGGAAACGATCGCCGCGTCGTGGTCGCGGGGGCGGTGCGACAAGATCCTCTACTCGGTGCAGCCGGGCGATTGGCTACTCATCCAGTTCGGCCACAACGACATGAAGAGCAAACGCGACGACGCCGTCCAGCGTTACCGGGAAGACCTCCGCCGGCTGGTCGTTGCGGCGAGGGAGCGGGGCGCCGCGCCGGTCCTAGTGACCTCGATGGAGCGGAAGTCGGGGATCGAGCAAGACACGCTCGGCGCCTACCCCCAGACGATGCGGGACCTGGCGGCCGAGGAGCAGATCCCGCTGATCGACCTGCACGCCCGCAGCCGCGAGCTGTACCGGGTGCTGGGCAGCCGGGTCTCCGACATCTTTCAGGATGGCACGCACCACAACGATCTCGGCGCCGAGATGCTGGCGGCGTGCGTCGTAGACGGGATCCGGGCGAACCTGCCCGGCCTTGCCGAGCTGCTCACAGACGCGGAGCCGGTGCGTCCCCAACACGGAAGATGA